GATCCCACTGGTTCAAAAATACTCACATGGGTCTGCAGAACATCCCTACATTGTGAGGCAGAGAGGACAGCGTCTGATCTGAGTGTTTGTGGTTGCATAGTCCCTTTGGATTTTAAACCTTCACATCCCTTGGGTCTGTGATTTTAAACTGACCTTGTAAAACAGCTCTAGAGTGAGGAAGCCTTTCTGTCAGGCTTTCTTCACAGAGGTTTTGGGAAAGGTTCCTCAGAAAATCCTCCTTAGGGCAGTTGGAGCTTCCCTGTTGTAAGGACCTTGAGGTGGCATAAAGTGGCAGTGGTAACCTTTGACTTGTTAATTTCTCATGGTCTAATGGAAAGGATCTGCTCCTCTgtgaaagggagagaaagaactGCCACCAGCAGTAAATGTTTATCCCATTATTTACATgaagtttttttatttcccactgGATGTGTGTAGGGATTCAAACTTGCTATCCTGCAATCAGCAGGAGAGAGAGATCTTCAATTTGCAAgacaaaaaattattcaaggaaaagaagaatgtTTGAGCACTGCTAGCTAGTCGCTCTTCTAGCTAGTCTgattaaagcatttttattcaTTGCCTTGGCACTTAATGAGGAGCCAGGAGATGGCACCAAAAGTGCTACAGGATGTGCTCTATAAGAATATTTACCTGTGTGTGTTGTAGCTGTTAAGAGGTATTAAATGGGTTAGACATTGATGGCACAcaagaaaggaagagaacagtctgtttatttcactttcaaatATACATCCTCTTAATTTGAAGTGCAGCTCTTGACTTAGTTcttacattatttattattattagacACCAATGCCTTCTcagcatatttattttgttaaattacACCTCTGAAATTAAATGCAGCCTCTTGTCAGCTTTAATGTTCTTCTGCCTATTCTTATAATTATTATTGATAAGAGGTGACTTTCAAGTTAACAACCAGTGGATTGATAAGGCAGCTGTTGTTATGTTACCTGAGTGCTTTTCAGAAAGCTTAGCTCAAGGGCAAACCGTGATTTCTCCAGTGTGGAATGCTGAATCCCCAGCCTGCAGACTGCTGGCCAAAGTGGTgtttgtggctgtgctgtgcctgggtGACGTCTGAAAAGCTGCCCCCAAACTGTCCCCTAGGCTGCAGAGTTGTGTGTACCTGCAATCAGTGAGCGTGTCGGCTCTTGGGGGTGCACAGTGGGGTGCCCCCGGTGTTAATTTTTGAGCCGTCAGAGGgtttctgctcctttctcttctgctcttccctcctgctctccGAGGCCCTTCTCCTCATTCTCAGGTAGTAGATCCGGTTGGCTTCCGGGTGGGTGACTTTGCAGAGGGGCATTTTGTAGATGGCTGGGTTTTCTGAGGTTATCAGCAGGAAGAGGAGCGCGGAGAGGCAGAAAGGCCAGGTGCACACTGGCAGCCCGAGCTGGCAGGGGACAGAacagacaccaaaaaaaaaaaaaaaaaaaggtgtcacTTCGGTACCGCTTTTTGGTCTCTGTGCTTTTGTCTGCCTGTGGCTAAACTCTTGCATTTGGGAAGCTGGGAGTGCCTTGGTTGCCCTGAAGGGACAGTGGCTACCAAATGCGGATTCAGCCGGCCACACAGAGGTCTGCTCTTCAGCTGGAGTGTGTGGGGCTGCACAAAGCATCTGACACTGCGGACCTCAGTCCTGCCAGAGGCACAGCTTCAATACTGATGCTGGATGGAACGTGGCACCAGCATTGAAGCAACTGAATCAGGCTCCAGAGCTCTGATCGCTGCAATGAAAGGCAAGACACCCAGCTCACACGTGGACACCTGAATTCTCTAAGAGAAGAGCCAAATTCTACTCTCTCTGTTCTGCAAAATATGCATGGAGAGTATGATGCACACATATTCCCTCTCCCCAGTGACTATATGACACTAGCATCACATCCAACCCTCAGCCCTCTCTGTTCCCCCACTCTGGACCTGAATTTAGGTCTTCCAAAAGCAAGATCACGGGGATAAAAAGTGGACGTCCTTTTTCCTGATGCCTCCCAAAAGCAGGTGTGCTTAAAGCAGCCCATATGCAGGGACCTACATGTTACTGAGAAGATGCCAGATCAAAATGCTCAGTGCATGAAGCTGCTagttctaatattttttttaagttagtaAATCAGTTTAACTGAAATATCCCTTTGCTTTAATCTCTCAGATCTTAAAGAAGAAACAGACATTTCTGTCTTCACTCCTTTCTTGATTTGTCcaaatataataattttgtaCTTAAGAGAACAGTCTCCCCCCTCATTTTAGTTGCCATACCCAGTTCAAGCTTCAATAATATCTGTGGGCAGTGTTGGAGAAAGACCttgaatgaagaaaatgaaaatttagatAATTTGGAATTGCTGAAAGATAATGTTCAATTAAGTATTTAATCTCAAACCATATGCTGTTGCTGTAATTCACAAATACGTGCACAACCCTGGTGTGGGTAACATGCTCCAAAGGTCTTTGAAATCTTATTATCAGATATAAAGTCTTCAGAGGCACAATTCAGCTGACACAGGGTTTGTACAAGACCTGCCAACTGGTTGCAACATTCTCATTTCAATGTTGTCAAAGCTGACATGGAGAATTTTGAGGCATTTCCGTAATATTATATCTGAACAAATCAAgatgcagtttaaaaaaaaccaaaaaaaacccaaccaaacaaaaaaactcaggtaaaacacaaaaccccacacTTACCACAGAGAGTGCATTAGCAAGAGCTGCTCCGGAGTAGGCACAAAATAATGCTGAGAAGAGAAGACCAAAGAGAGCTCAGGATGAGGAAAATATTGTTCAATtctcaaaaaatataaattcaaaaatatGAATTGTCCAGCAAAATATCCTCCCAGCTACCTAATGTGAGGTTCACTGCTAGAATTCAACAGTTAGTTGAAATGTCCCAAGAGAAAATGGCatcaagttgcaccaggggagatttaggttgaatattaaggaaaaatttctttatagAAAGGGTtgtccagctctggcacagctgccagggcagtggtggagtcctcatccctggaggaattagcagctgtgtggatgtggaaGTTGGGGACAcaggtcagtggtggccttggcagtgctgggggcacgGTTGGATTGATGATGTTGGAGGTATTTTCCAACacaaatgattctgtgactacATTTTGTCCTATCTGCTCTGTAGAGATGGATGGTGAGTGAAGAACATGGTTTTGTCAGGAGGAAGTGATGGtggtgtttcttttctcttttatttctttttatttggcATGACCTGACCCACATGCAGTGGGAATTGCAGAAAttctccagcagggctggactTCAGAAATTCTCTGCCCTGTGGCCTCATACTACAATCAGTTGCCAAGGGGTCTCTTTGCCCCAGTTTGCCAGGGATGGCAGAACAGGAGGCAAGGTCAGGCACCCAAGGGTTAAatcaaggaaggaaaagctaCTGAGAAACCCAGAAACTGTGCTCAGGACAATGAGATAAAGATAATTGGAGCCTGGGCATATCTTCACAGGGATGTCTTAACTGGGAAATTTCTTGAACTGTTCCCACAGTGCCTGGTTTTGGCTGCTGTTGGATGTGGGGTCTTTGGGTGGATGGATTTTAAACTGACCTGGTGCAACAGCTCCCTCCTTATGACACATTTCCCCCAGTGATACATATAATCACGGAAAGGCTGCTTCTGTGAGTCTGTTGAATTGCTAATTGGTTAAACGTCCTCATGGATTAACTTGTGCTCATTCCACAAACAGTGCTTCCACACTTTCTAGATGTTTCCGTGTTATCAGGGTCTAACGCTCTTCTCTCTGTACTTGCACAATCAAGCCCACTGCTGATGCCACCAGAGAAACAGCTGTTGCCGCTGTACCTACTTTTGGGTCAGACAGAGTGAAGGCTGGCTCTAAACCTGTGCTCCTGTCTTAGTCTGGGAATGCTAGATGTGtctgggggtgtgtattctattgccatctgttagaggtggggctgttatcttctgttaattgagCCACCTGTTAAAACAGATGGGgcaggtttttttaatctcttccacaaccaatctTCCCTCCAGGAGTTCTCTTCTCTTCATGGtcagtgagtgtccctgcatggctgataaaattccatcatcccatggtgagatgctctgcccagggggaggaaccaaacattcctacctggatacaatctgacccCTGGAACACCACAGCACcttttgcccactgcattcccagaggagcagctttcttccccactgcattcccagaggaagcccaggcccatccacaccagccctggagcttcagaggaaaactccagccttgtccaggatccctgctccagcagaagcacagctggcactgcaggagggctgagcccccatggaatggcactgctgccaccaccctgacccacaggctgccagggcctgttctcactctggcagtgttgttttgtattactgcattgtttattttttcttttaatttttatttttttttgtaataaagaactgttattcctactcccatatctttgcctgagagcctcttaatttcaaaagtaaaataatttggagggaggcggttttcattttccatttcaggggaggctcctgccttccttagaggacacctgtctttccaaaccaagacagctCCTCATAAGCTGCCCACCTGCACAAATTTTTGCCTCCCCTTTATGTAAAAGATACTCACCACAGGCAAGTGAGAGCAAATGCGTCTGCCAGGTCAGGGCGTAGAACATGCCCCCGATGGCAATGCAGGCCAGGGCACAGTTGTAGTTGTGCAAGCCAAGGTAGATGCTGTCAAACGGGGATGCaatgctcagagctgcaggacaaaGGCAAGGCTGTGAGGTCAGGTGTGAGAGGAACCTGCAGGAGGAATCTGTCATCTCTTCCTCATAACATCAAGATGGGTTTGTCTGTTCTCACACATGCGCATTCAGAAGAAGAAGGATGTCAAAGGAGGCTTATTGTTTTGGAGCTCTGATAATGTCCCTGTGGTGGAATTTGGCCCAGTCTCAAAGGTTTATTTCAGACAAAATTTCCTGTGTATTCTCTGAGTGTGTTGTATCCACACAGACAGGTGGAGGATCCAGCCACTGTGGGAAAACCTTCTCACCTGGGCGTCCTCCTTGCAGAcagctgtgctcacacacactGTTTAAAGCTCATATATACCCAAATTTTGAATATCAGAGGCACAACTGCATGTCTTTTGTGGGTGCAAGcaaagttttccatttttttcctagtgacCTCTGTGAGATACGGTCTAGTTACTAGAGGTGGTCACTTCACCTGTTCAGTGGAGATTCTCCACGGGGATGGGAGCTGGGGGTCTGCCCCAAATCTGACCTCTTAGAAACTTCTGCAGGATTTCTCACAGGCTTCAGGAGTACCAGTGAAGAGGAGAGCTCAGTATGTAGTGCACAAACCACTTTCCTGACATTTGTAATATTAATACATTTCTTTCTATATTGTCCTCATCTGCCTCTGTTTCATCACCATATTTGTAGCCAGAAGCTTTCCCCTGACCTTTCCCTTCTAGATTAAATATCACTCCTCTACAAGTCCTGCCATATGCTCTTAGCCATACAAATTGTGGacagttttgtttaaaatctgaATATAAGGCAGCTACATCTTGTGCAAAGTGCTTCAGAGCACAGAGGACTTGATGGATTACTGCCTTTTCCAAGAAATCAGACTACTCTTATTCCGTCATCTGTGTTTATTAGCATCGGTCTTTTAAGTGGCATTAATGTTGTCTAACCTCTAGGGTCTGCTTCACATCTCTCTATGTTGTTTCTCTCTAGTTAATGGAGAGATAGGACATTTTTAGTGGCATTCATTTTGGTATTTTGAAAAAATCCACAGCAGGACTGAGCAAACTGCATCCCAGAAAAGTCTGTTTCTCTTCCTTGGCCGATTAGTTCCGAGGCAGACCTTTGCTTGTGGTCGTCATTTAAAGCACTTGTGGCGGCAAGAAATCAGTTCTGAAAGACTTTCTCCAGGTTTCCTCATGATCTCCATGGGATTTATCACATCCAGTGGCTAGAGGGTTAAGTAAGGTGGAACTAACCACCTGGCTGAGTTACAAATCTaacaaaaaatgtgaaatttaaaGAAAGCCTGCTTCTGCTCTTGCCTGCACTGTGTTGTGTGACCTTTACTAAGAGCTTTCAAATTTGGAGACAGTTTGAAAAATGAGAATGTTGTCCCAACTACTGCCAAGCCGATGCAGCTTTAAAGTCTGGACAGAATCTGTCTGGGATCAAGACGACTTGGTTGCAAAAAGAACTTGGTCAGTATTTCTTACCTGCAAACATCCCCACAGCTGATCCAATTGCAGCATGTAAACAAATCAGTGGGGAGGAGATGAGCAGAGCCACAAGGAAAATGCCTCCAGTCCAGGGGTTTCCACAACCATACACTTGTCCAATCCCAACTGGGATGGATTGTaagagctgcagcagatggCAGAAAACAGCTTGTTATTTATTGTCTGTCTGTGCCCTGAGGGAGACAGCATATGTTTTGTCCAAGCTATTGGCTGTCCAAGCTCCAGGCTCTTGTAAGCAATCTCCCTCCATCTTTCCTACACAATCTCTCCTGGCATTGGAATGCCTTAGTTATGTCATCCCAAAGCCTTCTTCTTTTCCAGGTTGAATAAACCCAGTTTTCCAAGCCTTTTCTTATAAAAAatgtgctccatccctctgatcaccttggtccctcctctgggctggctccagcagctccacgtccttgtgctgttggagccagggctggggcagctctgcaggtgggctctcagctgagcacaggggcacaggggcagaatcccccctgccctgctgcccacgctgggggctcagccccgggcaggggggttcaggctggggcaggtccagctctcacccacagcacccccagctccttctcccggggctgctccctctgctcatccccagcctgggtgGATCCCGGGGGCTTCCCTGGCCCaggtgcagctccagcacttgttggccttgttaaacctcatgagattcccctgggccccttctccagcctgtccaggtccctctggatgccatcccatcctccagctgtgccagctgcaccTCTCAGCTTGGTGCCATCTGCAAATCCGCCGAGGTGCCCTGGATGCCTCTGTCTGTgccattaatgaagatattcaATAACACTGGTGCCCAGATGGAGCCCTGAGGGACCACCTGGGGCCCTGAGCCATGGCCACAGCCCTCTGGATCAGTTACCCTGTTCTCTTTTGGGAAGGTGACCCTCCAGAGCTAGAGCTAGACATGAGGGGACTGGGTATAAATGAGTTTCTGTCACTTTGAAGCCctgatttttcctctgaattttcCTATTGCCACTGACAGTGttgctgatgttttttttttaacctggaCAGGAGGAGGTCATATCCAGATGTGTGCTGGATGTACACTCCAGACTATTTTTGGGACAACCCACGTCTGAGGGGAATGAGAGGCTCAGGTTCTCTGCTCCCTCAGGCTCCACCAGCCTTTCTGCTGGATCAGCCAGGACTGTCCCTGGGGATTCTGAGTGGCACTGAACCAACTCAGGTACTTGTGTGACTTCTGACCCATGTGAAAGTGTCACCCAGAGGTGAACGCCTTCATGCTCACCTTTTCAGTGACATACCATAAACCTGTTGGTGTGAAGCTTACCAGTGGCACATTGATGTCAGACCAGGTGATATTGGGCACTGCAGCTACGGGTTTGATGAGGGTTGTGGGGAAGAAGGGGTTGTAGTGTCCTGTGGCTGCCAGGTACAGGGTCACCGCGATGTTGAAGGGCAGAGTGAAAACAGGAAGGTCCCATTTGCTGAAGATGGATCCCAAAGCACTGGACAGTACTGGGCTGAGAACAGGAGAAGAAATTCATCACAATTTACAGTGGTGAGACAGACTGCCTCTTTGGTCACAAAATGACAATTTTGGCAAATAAAGGCCAATACAGTTCCTTGTAGCAACACCAGGTGGTGGATACCTTAATATCTTAATCTGCATCAAACAAAGAGTTGTCAGAAGCTGttcatctttctgaaaaaaataatgtcacaTCCACGTATGTACCCAGTACCACATTTGGGCATGGACAAAGACAGGTAATCTGACTTACTATTCAGTTAAAATTTGAACaaaaagctaaaaagaaaattttgggaATGTCACGTAAAGAACTGGGGAGAACTTTAGACGGTCTAA
This sequence is a window from Vidua chalybeata isolate OUT-0048 chromosome Z, bVidCha1 merged haplotype, whole genome shotgun sequence. Protein-coding genes within it:
- the LOC128781948 gene encoding urea transporter 2-like isoform X1 gives rise to the protein MSSIAAGLHGYNGILVGLLMAVYSDKGDYYWWLLPPVAVISMACPVLSSALGSIFSKWDLPVFTLPFNIAVTLYLAATGHYNPFFPTTLIKPVAAVPNITWSDINVPLLLQSIPVGIGQVYGCGNPWTGGIFLVALLISSPLICLHAAIGSAVGMFAALSIASPFDSIYLGLHNYNCALACIAIGGMFYALTWQTHLLSLACALFCAYSGAALANALSVLGLPVCTWPFCLSALLFLLITSENPAIYKMPLCKVTHPEANRIYYLRMRRRASESRREEQKRKEQKPSDGSKINTGGTPLCTPKSRHAH
- the LOC128781948 gene encoding urea transporter 2-like isoform X3, whose amino-acid sequence is MVQLVDWILRGTSQVMFVNNPLSGLIILVGLFIQSPWWMLTGCTGTTVSTLTALALSQDRSSIAAGLHGYNGILVGLLMAVYSDKGDYYWWLLPPVAVISMACPVLSSALGSIFSKWDLPVFTLPFNIAVTLYLAATGHYNPFFPTTLIKPVAAVPNITWSDINVPLLLQSIPVGIGQVYGCGNPWTGGIFLVALLISSPLICLHAAIGSAVGMFAALSIASPFDSIYLGLHNYNCALACIAIGGMFYALTWQTHLLSLACALFCAYSGAALANALSVLGLPVCTWPFCLSALLFLLITSENPAIYKMPLCKVTHPEANRIYYLRMRRRASESRREEQKRKEQKPSDGSKINTGGTPLCTPKSRHAH
- the LOC128781948 gene encoding urea transporter 2-like isoform X2 gives rise to the protein MAVYSDKGDYYWWLLPPVAVISMACPVLSSALGSIFSKWDLPVFTLPFNIAVTLYLAATGHYNPFFPTTLIKPVAAVPNITWSDINVPLLLQSIPVGIGQVYGCGNPWTGGIFLVALLISSPLICLHAAIGSAVGMFAALSIASPFDSIYLGLHNYNCALACIAIGGMFYALTWQTHLLSLACALFCAYSGAALANALSVLGLPVCTWPFCLSALLFLLITSENPAIYKMPLCKVTHPEANRIYYLRMRRRASESRREEQKRKEQKPSDGSKINTGGTPLCTPKSRHAH